Within the Musa acuminata AAA Group cultivar baxijiao chromosome BXJ2-9, Cavendish_Baxijiao_AAA, whole genome shotgun sequence genome, the region aaaattgtgtgtgtgtgtgtgtgtgtgtgtgtgttttcatTTGATTTCATGCTAAGAATTGAAGAATGAATTTAATTCCACTTTCTTCTGTAATGTTTTCCATAACCATAGGTGAGCAATTTTAATTGGCAGAAGTGCTGGGATTCGTTGATGTAATGCTGCAGTTGGTCTATCCATAGATTCTTCATCGAAGTGATTCATTAATTTCGGGTCTTGATTATAATATGAAAATGATCAACACATTGTCATTTCTTCCTGTACTAGCAGATCCTCTGCAAGTTATGGAAAAATGAATGGAATGCAAGGAGCTGTGCTGGAAAGCATGCTAAATCAAGTAAATGGTACCTATGTATTTGCAAGTAATCCTAAAATGCCTACATGAAACCCATGATGCCATTTAATTggtaaaagggaaaaaaaaggattGCTTTTCCTAGTGGTACTTTTTAACTTTACTGCATCACACGTGGCACATTCAAGCCCCACATGTGGTAGTCATCCACCTCCAAGGGCTGAAGAAATTAGACATGTTCCAGATGGGGATTCGAATCATCTACCCTTTGAAAGGGTCTCAGATGCCTTTACTGCCCAAGCTAGAAGGGCTGGTGATCATTCTATAATTTCATTTGTTCTTAGTGTTGATAGACATGGATAATTTGATGATGGTGGCTGGCCTCATCTCACTATACTTGGTAGAAGTGCCAAAAGAAGTTTGAATCTGGTGAGAATATCCCTCCATTATTGTCATCTTCTCTTGTGAGATTAATACCTTGAAATAGAATTTGGAGGCCATGGCAATTCATCTTATGTATATTAATGACTATAGCTGCATGTGCTCATGTGTTGCGTATAGATGATCAATCTGTACTTGCGATATGCAAGAACACCATTTATATTCAAGTGAtatatttcttcttccttcttgctGCTGCCTTGATTTACtataatttgcatatatcaaaatcATACTCAATTTTTTTctgtttaaatctgttcttttttGTATAATATTTTACTTGTTTTTGTTGCAACCTAATATTTGTTGAATACCCTATGCAGAATGTGGAGGGAGATAAGGCTTCTTGCTGCCTCTAAACCTGTAATTGCATCAATGTCTGACGTTGCTGCAAGTGGAGGATACTACATGGCTATGGCAGCAGAAGCCATTGTAGCTGAGAAACTTACCTTGACTGGTTCCATTGGAGTTGTCACAGGTGATTCAGTTGGGTTGATATACTTATTGTTATATGGAGTTCAGATTCTACAGCAGTATTAAGATTGCATGTGCTTCTCCTTTATGCCATAGACAATTCATTTAGAACAAGCAATCATCACTCAAGATTTTTTGTAAAAATTGTTTGAGATAATAACTATTATTATGGTGGCCTGATTTTTAGGTAACTATTACGAAACCTAATGAGTAATTAGAGAAGtacatttttcttatttggtagAACTAAAAGTGTTTTGGCTGTGATCTCATATGTTCATCCTAATAAATATTTTTGTTGAAGGATATATGTGGGTACTACAAGTCATGAATGCAAGATTGGAATCTTTATCTTTTTGTTATGCAGAAAGTATCCTCAAATGACGAGTGCCTTGTACTGGGTTAGCATACTAACACCTTGTGATTACTTATATTCGATCAGTTTTCAGTCAAAATCTACTGGATTTTAGCCAAAACTGGCAGGGTTTGCTGAAAATTGATTGTCTGGTACTTCAAATTCAAGTCCAAATGTTTGAGTTGGGTACACTTTTGGTCAGCTCAGCTTAAATTTATTCTTCAGCCTTATTCATTTGTCATATAACTAGGATATCTAGTTCATACTTAATCCATTGGGTTCATCAACCCAAAATATTGTTTTTGAAATTTAGCAATATGATGGTAACTAAAATAATAGGAGCATGCAGATGGAAGTGGTCATGGTGATGATGGTATTGAGTTGATAACTGGAGAGTCTAGGTCTTAGGGTTAGAGAGATTATCTGCAATAAAGAAGGTAAGACAAATAGAGATCATACTTTGCTGATACTGTGACCAACAATGCTAGAGAAACTATAGAACTTTGGGAACCTAAAATCTTGATTATATGATTTCTTTTACCCAGATTTTCTTCTCTCCTATTTTTGGTCCATCTAGTCCAACATTAACTTATTTCGTGTTGCATGAACTATTTTGACTTCTCCAGTCCTGGTTGTGAACTACAACTTGACCCTTCCATATTCTAGTTGAACTTATTGACATAAGTCAACCCAAAGGGCAAATTCACTCACCTGAGCAGATTTTTTTAATGACAATCAATTTTGTCCTAGATCTTGCTGTCGCAGCAAATACAACACAATTACACTCAACACATGCAAAAGCCTCACATCACCCAAGAAATTCACTTGCTGTGTCTGCTATTTGTCACTTTAACATGGTAACAAGATATACCAACATGGAGACTCTAACAGAAAACAACTTTACAAGAAAACTCAGCAAATACATTGTCAGTTTTAACCCTGACATCTATTTTGTTTCAAACAAATCGGCATCAAACAGTAACCGTCAATCTCGGTTGTTGACAAATGGATCTATTTATAATACCATCTTTCGCCATCCTTCAAGAATTTTCCTTTAACAGTATCTCTGATAATTTCTATCAGGATTCTGCTTCTTTGTTTTATATTGGAAAAATCTGGCATATTTCTCCACATTGAGGTCATAATACAAGGCAGCACTCACAGAGAGCCCAGATGTGGTACTAAAATCAGTGAAGCACCATTGATTTTCACCACCGTTTGAATTGTTAATGCAATGCATTATGGGAGAATTTAGATCAAGGTTCTCAAACCTAGATATGGAAATTGCTGGTTACTGAAGCAAAGCTTGTTTTTTGCTCACATAGGCCTTTTCCGATCTCTCCATATACCCTTGTTAGTTTTAGTTGGTTTGTTTTCAGTTATTTTATAACGAATTTAATAGTTTGCACTTTGCATGACATGGCTAGTTCTCACTGCTAGATCACATGTTAAGTAAAATGTTAATTCTACTTGTAGCAGTGTCCTCTTATTAATGTGGTCAGTGCCTTTTGTTTTCTAAGTTATTACATTCTGATTCATCACAGGGAGATTTAGCTTAAACAAACTATATGAAAGGATTGGATTCAATAAGGAGATCATTTCAAGGGGGAAATATGCTGAGCTTAATGCTGCTGATCAGCGTCCTTTCAGGTAAATATCTGTGCTTTCTTGGAGAAAATTTCTTAGCTGCATCTCATAACATATTCAAGAACCTTCTGCAATGCTGTCTCCTAGCTAGCATAGTCACTTGGTATGAGTTTTTCATGAATGTGCAATTTTGATGTTGGGCCACTTTAGTTTGCCCAAGATCAGAGTCAAATACTGTTTAAGCTAAATTAGTAAAGCAATCAGTTTGTTGAGGTAGGCAGAAGCATGATTCAAACTGAATCAGGTTTATGTGTACGTAAGTTTCCACCATACTCGATACAAAGATATGTTGGTATCTATTCTTTGCTAACTTGAACAAGAGAACAGATATCACCTTCTCATCAGCAACCATTCAGAGTATTTAAGAGTTCCATGAACCTTATGGTTGACCAGTAGTCCGGTTTTGACTTTTCTTATCTCAAAAATGGACTTTTGCTTTAAAAGTGATGCAATGTCTTAAATTAGGGCCATCAATAAATTGCCATATTGGTGGAGTCTTATTTAGCTTCGAATATACCAGCTAGATGGAAGAGTTTATTACGTGATTTTTGCAACTGccaattgatttatattttttttattaccaaCACAATATGGAGAATCCATAATTCTGAACTTGTTATTCAGGGTAAGGATATTCTTAgcttcataggagtattgattcaCTCTCCAGGTAGTGTCTTTCTTCATGTCATTTAAAATgtgattctttttttaattttataggcCAGATGAAGCAGCACTCTTTGAGAAGTCTGCACAAAATGCTTATCGGCTATTTCGAGATAAAGCAGCTTTTTCACGGTCGATGACTGTAAGATGTTGCAATTCATAGTTTTTTCTTGATAAATTGTATTCTTTTCCTATTTTGGCCTCTTGAAAATATCATTTGTAAATAGGTGGACCAAATGGAGGAAGTTGCTCAAGGACGGGTCTGGAGTGGCAAAGATGCAGCTTCTCGAGGATTGGTTGATGCTATCGGTGGGTTCTCCACAGCTGTTGCCATAGCAAAACACAAGGCCAATATACCGCAAGACAGACAGGTTCCTGTGTTTTTCTGCCTTATCTCTGATGTTTCTTGAATATTGCAGCTAGATTGGCTTCACCCTTTGAACAACTGGATTCTGATCGAATTCCAAATGCAGTTCTTTTCAGATAACCTAGCAAAATTAGACGCAGCTGTgcatttgtagaaacatatattttGCATGCATACATACAATGTGCACGCGTATTATTTGTGAACTTATGCAGGGTTTCTGTGAGAGCATCCTTGTAGTGTTAAGAGGCTGCCGCATGCATATTGTTTCAAATTGCCGATTACACATTATGAATTTATATTGTTCTATCATGTTGACTTGTTGATTTCTTTGCTTCTAAATCCTATCAAATTTTCCGGAAAAATAGTAAGAATGTGTGATTTGTTGGTTTCATTTTTGTATGCTAGATTGATATATCGATAACCACAATCTTGAGGTTTAGGACGAAACTAGCTTATGTTACTCTATATATGGCTTGGCTCTTTCATGCCTTTGTCACTAACGTGTGTTGGTGATGCCAGGTTAAATTGGTTGAGGTGTCAAAACGCTCACCATCACTGCCGGAGTTATTAAGTGGCTTCGGGAATTCTCTGCTAGGCCTGGACAAGACTGTCAAGGAAGCATTGCAGGAGCTAAAATGCCTGAATGGGGTACAAGCAAGAACGGAGGGCATTTTATTTGAAAGTGTGGGAAATGCATTCGATGACAATCCGATCATCGCAATCATAATGGACTGCCTGAACTCATACTAGTCATTAGCTGAGCAGATCGTCCTGTGGTTGTTGATGTCTATCGAGTTCAAGAATTTGGGAAAGCTTTCAGATGATAGAGCACACGTAGCAGTACCAGAGTATATAGTCCTCTACAAGATGAAGCGACGCAGAGATGCAAACAATTCTTTGCTGCATTGCACAAAGTATTTGCTGAGTCACACTTCACATTCTACAAACGTGTAATATAGCCGCCTTGATTTCATCAGAGTGTCACATTAAATGTATTCGTGTTGATCTCACATCAGGCATTGttaaatacatcacataaaaaatgTTATCACTGCAGGGTGACagggaaaaaaagagaaaaatgaggaAATAATAATACAGAAAGAATCTTTTCAGGCTTTTTTATCATCTTGGAGCTTATAAAAAAGATTGTTGGCCCAATGCAGCTTAAGGTGTGCTGTATAGGCTTGGAAGTGGAACTTTTGTTCGGGGGATGTTGCGTGTGATAGGAATATTACCCACACTAAAATCTCTATCACATAAGGAACACATGtttgctaattatatattatcgtttgtaattaattatctttagtattttgatttctatactttcaaaaattatattgagatccttatatttacaaaaataaaatatttaatcctatCTCTCAAATGATCTTTAACCATGTGAAATCGTATATTAAGATTCTTATACTTAgggaagtaaaatatttaatcttgttgtttcaacaattttttttttctctattgatttttaaccttataaaattatctttttaactctatacaataatttcaatataatttttaaaaatataaagattaaaatGTTAAAAGTAATTAATTATTGGGGATAACATATAACTAGCTCCTCTTTCGAATATGGAAAATTATGCTAGGAATATAGAAAATCTAGCAATTGAATTAAGCAACAAAATGGGACCAAGAAACCCGTTATGCTTCCACTCATTAGAACAATAAGATAACCTTATGTTTCTTTGGAAAACAGATGACCCTTGCAAAGAAAGATTCATGGTTTATGCCATAGTTTTAGATGAACTAGCAATGAAACATGGAAAACACCAATTATACAATCATCAATAAATAAGCTAGAAATACTCGTTGGGACTTGCACGAGTTCCAATCTAAAGGAGCAGCCTTTCATCAATTCTACCAAGCAAACACCAATTATACAATCGTCAGTCTACGAAGCCAAGGCATGATCATAACCTCTAACGCGGCAACTTCTCTTCAATTACACCCAGAAAACACTGAGATCCAGAGGGAAGAATGAAGTCCGAGACATTCAAGACGCCCAACATCTGGAACCAAGGCCGCAGCTTTTCATCGATTCCACCAAGAAATCAATCGAACAAAACCCTAAATAGAACCATAACCACTACGCAGCTTCGACACCGGCAATGATCAAGAGTCACCCATCTCCTAAACCTAAAACAGAAACGCGATTCTTCTCGATTCTACCAAGAGAACACTGAGATCAAGAGGAAGGAAACCTCGAACACCCCACGACCGGGATTAGGAGGGCAGGGCCTTGGAGTTGTGGATGAAGGCGACGGCGGAAAGGATGGCGGCGGCGAACGCGAAGATCCCGAGCACAAGCATGAGAGAGATCCCGGCGGCTGTCAGATCCATCACCAGTTGGAGGAGACGGAAAAGATCCGCCATCGCCGCATCTCCTCCTTAAGTCGGTGGCGTCGATCTACGTACGAGTCATGCTACGGCGATCACAACACTGCCCCACACGACGTAACATTCCACCTCATTCGGTATTCAATTCGACACAACGTTATCTGCAGCGAGGATACTTTATATATTGGTTCGGGTCCCACCGTGTTAGGCCGGTATATTATTTGGTTGACCAAGTAAAAAAAGAATCATTTTCTCGATATAAAACTGTAGCGGGCAGCCGACAACAGCCGAGCCTTCCAAAATCTTGTTCAAATGCACACCGCGTGGTCGTGACCCAAATTCCTACCCGGTCAATTAGATGCGGCAGTTGGTTGGTGTGGTTCACCAACTCCGTAGAGGAAGCACTCGGTCTCCATCTACTTTGGGTACACCGTTCATATAAGCTATTAAGGATCCATCTGACCGTTGGTTCTATTACCTACTATAATCTTGAcagtaaaataaatatatatcaaaatattaatttgaccAAATACACGGACGGTCGAGATGGTATAATTAGATAAAATGGACGGCTTAGAAAAGATCTTTCTATAATTTTTCTATGCGGTACTACGCACTGCTATGCCATGACACGAATGAGAAAGAGATTGGGGCTTCAGTCCGGTGATTGGCTGATTCGGATTCCCGCCGCGGATCATCGTACCGGGTTGCGGAAAGGCCCTCGGAAAGCGTATGAGGCACGTGGCGATTGGCGGAACCATCGGGGCCCACGGGATATCGCGGTCAAACTATCCTGCAGCCTGACTGAGCGTAGTCAGCCGAGCCCGTTCTTTCGGTAGATAAGGCCAGCTCTTCCCCCTTCGCCGCTGAAGCCCAACCATCCCCTTCATCAAAGCCTCCTCCTCCACCGTCGTCAAGGTACATCCCCATGCAATCCGTGGTTGGTATCATACCTCAATTGGTTCTTTTGGAGACGAGATCGATCTGGGACCTGTGACGATGGATCGAGCGGCTGATGTTATGCAGAACGTCATGCCCGACAGCCTTTTGTTGGTTTGCCACAGTGAATGATCATCTCGTGCTCTTGATCTGTAGGAATTTGTTGAATAAGGCGGGTCAATGGCTTCGATCCTCTCTCCAGCTCCGGGCAACGTTGGAGTCGTGAGAAGCATAGATGACAAGATCTACGTTGGCCTGAGGCCGCTGTCGACTCGAACATACGTCGCTGTTGCGCGGGGAAGTAAGGCGAGGCCGCTTGCGGTGGTCAGGGCGAGCAGCGAGAAGGAGGTGTCCGTGAAAAGTTCGGGCTTGAGCATCGAGGAGTGCGAAGCTGCAGCAGTCGCCGGGAAATTTCCGGACCCTCCCCCGTTATATAGGCCGCAGGGCCCCAAGGGAACACCAGTTGTCCAACCACTTGTATGTATGAACGCATCTTGGTGTCGTTGAGAATAGGCGACATAATAGATTTTATGCATACTGTTTTCTCTCATCTTTGCAGCCACTAAGTAGGCGGCCGCGGCGCAATCGGAAATCACCTGCGCTAAGAGCCGCTTTCCAGGAGACAACTCTGTCACCATCTAATTTTGTTCATCCGCTTTTTATCCATGAAGGTTGGCGGCAATTTTTAGATCCTTGTGTGCTTTCTAACTTTTTTTTGTTTCTCCAATAGATGGGAATATTTCTTCTGTAATTGTTTGTCTATTATGTGTGTATGAGAAATTGAACCAAAAAACTAACAAGGAACTGGGAAAATAATTGATTTTTCTGTGTCGTCTTGCTGCATCTGTAGGTGAAGAGGATGTCCCAATTGGTGCTATGCCCGGATGCTTTAGGTTGGGATGGAGACATGGCCTTCTTGAAGAGGTGCTTACGCTTTTTTCTTCCTCTTGATATGATGGAATGCTTACACTTATAAGAAATTTATACATGTTTCTTGCTGCAAGTGTTAGCACAATTAACATCGTATAGACAGAAGGATATCATTAGATGGAATACCCTGAAAATTTGTGGGAATTTGTGCTCTTACTTACAGAAAAGGAAGGAGAATTTTTCTCTGTATAAATAAAacaaatgtgtttttttttttttactccttTGCAACAGCCTATTTTCTTTTCTGAATGTCTTGTTACCTGCAGAGCTTAATGGTCTTAATTAAATGCTCCTATTTGCAGGTTTACAAGGCACGGGATGTTGGTGTTAACAGCTTTGTGCTATTTCCTAAAATTCCTGATGCACTGAAGGTTTCTTTCTGagaatttcttttatcttttgGATCCTTCATATCTTTTGATATGAAATGTGCGACTTTTGTTGGTTCAGTCACAAACAGGAGATGAAGCATACAATGACAATGGTTTAGTACCTAGAGCCATACGCCTTCTTAAGGACAAATACCCTGACATTGTGAGCATATTTATTGTCCACTATTGTTATGCATTTTTGTGGTTTCCATTAAAATTTTCAGCATGTGTTAGGTTATTTACACTGATGTTGCCCTGGATCCCTATTCCTCGGATGGGCATGATGGAATCGTGAGGGAAGATGGTAAGGGGTACTTAAGTTCAGCATTTTAATTTCATCTTGTTATCAATTTGGTGTCATTTTATTATCAAATCAGGTACAAGACTCATATTTTAGCCTTTTGTTAACTAAAGTTAGTAGAAATTTACTCATGCTATATGGATGAGGAACTGGACCACGATGAGATATTAATTCCTCGTAGTGGTCGATAAGAAAAGCATGATAGAAACCATATGCTTCAAACTAGACATGGATAAGATCACTTCTGACTGGGAGTATTTATAGAATCCAGATCAGGAGGATTGCTGTTCATATCTTTCTTGTCAGTAAATTATGCTGGACAAGAAGATTACAGGTCTTGTATAACATTACATGATAAAAGAATAATTTACATTTTAAGGTAAAAAATGAGACAAAATAAGTGGTCTCTACAGTTGTCATCGTCTTTTATTTAACCAGGGAATGTGATGTGCAGCATCGAGACAAATTTATATGACCATAAATATTAAGGAATAATATAGCAGATCTCTTCATTTATCCCAAATTTAGTTGATAATAAATTGCACATTTGGGATGAAATTATTGACTGATCAAGAAGAACTCTGTTCTTTTAAAGATCTCTGTTGGAATGTATTGCATCTTTGCACTCAATACATCTTGGAAGGAGGGGGATTTGTTGCATATGTTGATTTTTTGTCAAGTCAGTTGGTGTTTACCAAAACACAAATCAACCTCTTGCAAACAAGTAAACATGTacaaggaaacaaaaaaaaaaatttgatactAATATGTTTTGCCTTTTGTTTCACTATAGGTGTTATTATGAATGATGAAACAGTGCATCAGTTATGCAGACAGGCAGTTTCGCAGGTATTTAAAGTTTATTTTAGGTGATTTTATTATATTACTGTCATGAACAGCAGTTCGGTGAGTTTATGGTACCTGTTTCACATACAGGCCCGTGCAGGTGCTGATGTTGTTAGTCCTAGTGATATGATGGATGGTCGAATTTTAGCAATTCGGATGGCACTTGATGCTGAAGGTTTCCAGGATGTATCCATAATGTCCTACACAGCAAAGTATTGTTCTTAGATTTGTTTGGATTCTTGGGGTTTTTAGTGCAATGTTGATAACTACGTTGCAAGTGGTCCAAATTCCAAGTTTCAGTAGCTTTATCCTGACCACTATTATTATTTGTATGCATTTAAACAGGTATGCCAGTGCATTTTATGGTCCATTTAGGGAAGCTTTGGATTCAAATCCACGTTTTGGGGACAAGAAAACGTATGTAACTAATTGATAACTTCTAAATTTCATCAACTTGATTAATTTTCTTGCTCAAAACTAAGTGCACCTCTTCTAATTGAAGTTACCAGATGAATCCAGCAAACTATAGAGAGGCCCTTGTAGAAACTGAGGCAGATGAGGCTGAAGGGGCAGATATTCTTCTGGTGAGTTGGTTTCTTCATATGTAATCTATGACATGTCTTGTGAACATGTCCTTGTACTTTTCCTCTAGGCATTCAGTTTAGGAGCTCTGTAATTCTGTCTCACAGGTAAAGCCAGGGTTGCCGTATTTGGACATTATACGTCTTCTTCGTGATAATTCTTCTTTACCAATAGCTGCATATCAGGTAAGTTCTACCTTTTGTATTCTgcatcaccttttttttttttgcatcaaaCACATCCTTAGCTTTGGAATTCACATACATATTGTCCTTAACTTATCATAAAGAATACCAGACATAGGTGTCCTAATTTTCAATGGAAGTCAGATTCAGTTGCTGACAATTTGATATACCTTCTTTTTTTGGATGGATaacaattataaatattttacagtatcacatcttaaaaaaaaactttttctacAATTCTTCATTTATAGGAGATTCATTTCAAAGTTCAATTACTGGTTGATGTCTGCTTTCATCTGAGTGCAGCTATTGCTATGTTTAGCATGCTTCTGTTAGTACTGCTTGGTGCATTGAACTCTCTGTAGGTGTGGGCACTTAAGAAAACAGAGAATCTCTTCTTAACTTGAACAAATTTGTCTATTTCACCAAAAACTGAATAATATTTGAAACTAGTATGGACCTGACCCAAACTATGCATGTTAATGAACTTCAAATGTGGATGTTTTTTGTCTATTTTTAGAGGAAATTTCTACCCTTCTTTACTTCTTGAAGCAggaatctatttatttatttattatgttttctGGCTCCATGACCAGTATGGTCCCTATATTGAACACC harbors:
- the LOC135623062 gene encoding delta-aminolevulinic acid dehydratase, chloroplastic-like isoform X1 encodes the protein MASILSPAPGNVGVVRSIDDKIYVGLRPLSTRTYVAVARGSKARPLAVVRASSEKEVSVKSSGLSIEECEAAAVAGKFPDPPPLYRPQGPKGTPVVQPLPLSRRPRRNRKSPALRAAFQETTLSPSNFVHPLFIHEGEEDVPIGAMPGCFRLGWRHGLLEEVYKARDVGVNSFVLFPKIPDALKSQTGDEAYNDNGLVPRAIRLLKDKYPDIVIYTDVALDPYSSDGHDGIVREDGVIMNDETVHQLCRQAVSQARAGADVVSPSDMMDGRILAIRMALDAEGFQDVSIMSYTAKYASAFYGPFREALDSNPRFGDKKTYQMNPANYREALVETEADEAEGADILLVKPGLPYLDIIRLLRDNSSLPIAAYQVSGEYSMIKAGGVLKMIDEEKVMMESLLCLRRAGADIILTYFARQAASVLCGMKGN
- the LOC135623062 gene encoding delta-aminolevulinic acid dehydratase, chloroplastic-like isoform X2; amino-acid sequence: MASILSPAPGNVGVVRSIDDKIYVGLRPLSTRTYVAVARGSKARPLAVVRASSEKEVSVKSSGLSIEECEAAAVAGKFPDPPPLYRPQGPKGTPVVQPLPLSRRPRRNRKSPALRAAFQETTLSPSNFVHPLFIHEGEEDVPIGAMPGCFRLGWRHGLLEEVYKARDVGVNSFVLFPKIPDALKSQTGDEAYNDNGLVPRAIRLLKDKYPDIVIYTDVALDPYSSDGHDGIVREDGVIMNDETVHQLCRQAVSQARAGADVVSPSDMMDGRILAIRMALDAEGFQDVSIMSYTAKYASAFYGPFREALDSNPRFGDKKTYQMNPANYREALVETEADEAEGADILLVKPGLPYLDIIRLLRDNSSLPIAAYQKGEFGEHDSADQAFTLSWVD